A genomic segment from Polyangium mundeleinium encodes:
- a CDS encoding SEL1-like repeat protein, with protein sequence MRSVLLALPVAALLGCATPAIPQVQAPVAVAAASPQTLRARCAKGDGPSCTELGVRIERGDLGGSESETAASYYEKGCSYRDASSCNNLGWLLHNGKGVPVDLSRAADFYRIGCNLDSGQACTNLGNLYEHGLGVLEDTFSAGLLYIRACELGFAVGCRNEGLIRETHFGRVGEDPSWARKCYARGCKLGDAGSCVNLGNLVRQGRGGPVDFDRARQLFTQACDGGDLLGCNNLGFLYEKGLGVPKDMCKAVAAYERTCKGGEQLGCTNLGHAYEKGACLPKDTRRALALHARACDQDEPLGCNNYAAALERGEDVPQDLSRALELYRFACDKKEPLACHNLGRIYEEGNFFPAPQDLNLAVQYHRIACDRAHGKSCAALARMHHESLGGLRPYPPWERDLRERACQQGYTEACSTTGTTLPENPAPP encoded by the coding sequence ATGCGATCTGTCCTCCTCGCCCTCCCCGTCGCGGCGCTCCTCGGCTGCGCCACGCCGGCGATCCCGCAGGTGCAGGCCCCTGTGGCCGTCGCAGCCGCATCCCCCCAAACGCTCCGCGCGCGTTGCGCCAAGGGCGATGGGCCGAGCTGCACCGAGCTCGGCGTCCGGATCGAGCGAGGCGACCTCGGCGGGAGCGAGAGCGAGACGGCCGCCTCGTACTACGAAAAGGGCTGCTCCTACCGCGACGCGAGCAGTTGCAACAACCTCGGGTGGCTCCTCCACAATGGCAAAGGCGTGCCCGTCGACCTGTCGCGCGCGGCGGACTTCTATCGCATCGGATGCAACCTCGACAGCGGCCAGGCCTGCACGAACCTCGGCAACCTCTACGAGCACGGGCTCGGCGTGCTGGAGGATACCTTCTCGGCGGGCCTGCTTTATATCCGAGCGTGTGAACTCGGGTTCGCCGTCGGCTGCCGCAACGAGGGCCTGATCCGCGAAACGCATTTCGGGCGCGTCGGCGAGGACCCGTCCTGGGCCCGCAAGTGCTACGCGCGCGGCTGCAAGCTCGGCGATGCCGGCTCGTGCGTAAACCTCGGCAACCTCGTCCGCCAGGGGCGCGGCGGCCCGGTCGACTTCGACCGCGCGCGCCAGCTCTTCACGCAGGCCTGCGACGGCGGCGATCTGCTCGGCTGCAACAACCTCGGATTCCTCTACGAAAAAGGGCTCGGCGTCCCGAAGGACATGTGCAAGGCCGTCGCCGCGTACGAGCGCACCTGCAAGGGCGGCGAGCAGCTCGGATGCACGAACCTCGGTCATGCCTACGAGAAAGGCGCCTGCCTGCCCAAAGACACGCGCCGCGCGCTCGCCCTGCACGCCCGCGCCTGCGACCAGGACGAACCCCTCGGCTGCAACAACTACGCCGCCGCCCTGGAGCGCGGCGAGGACGTCCCGCAGGATCTCAGCCGGGCGCTCGAGCTCTACCGCTTCGCCTGCGACAAGAAGGAGCCGCTCGCCTGCCACAACCTCGGCCGCATCTACGAGGAGGGAAATTTCTTCCCCGCCCCGCAGGACCTCAACCTCGCCGTGCAATACCACCGGATCGCCTGCGACAGGGCCCATGGCAAGTCCTGCGCGGCCCTCGCCCGGATGCACCACGAGAGCCTGGGCGGCCTCCGGCCCTACCCGCCGTGGGAGCGCGACCTGCGCGAGCGCGCCTGCCAGCAGGGGTACACCGAAGCCTGCTCGACGACGGGGACCACGCTGCCGGAAAATCCGGCTCCGCCGTGA
- a CDS encoding fatty acid desaturase family protein, whose amino-acid sequence MQGNELVAVTRPFASENRARSVYHVASTFAVLALATAVAAAAPYKPLRILGSVIEGLVIVRAFILSHDFHHGALLRKSKVGSVIFGLYGALVLTPPRVWRQTHNYHHAHTAKIVGAQIGSYPVMTVEMWKRAPRSKRIAYALARHPLTILFGYVTIFLAGMCISAFLRNPKENWDSAAAFVLHAALVSTITYFFGWEMTLLVLVGPLFIACALGSYLFYAQHNFPGVHMQPRQTWTFARAAVESSSFMRCGPIMSYFTGDIGYHHVHHLNAAIPFYRLREAMAAIPELQVEPQTSLSPRDILHCFSLKLWDPQTGKMVPYPKDAPPEEVAEPA is encoded by the coding sequence ATGCAGGGAAACGAGCTCGTCGCCGTCACGCGGCCCTTTGCCTCCGAGAATCGGGCCCGCAGCGTTTATCACGTCGCCTCGACGTTCGCGGTCCTCGCGCTCGCGACGGCCGTGGCCGCGGCCGCGCCGTACAAGCCGCTCCGGATCCTCGGCAGCGTGATCGAGGGGCTCGTGATCGTGCGCGCGTTCATCCTGTCGCACGACTTCCATCACGGCGCGCTCCTGCGCAAGTCCAAGGTGGGCAGCGTGATCTTCGGCCTCTACGGCGCGCTCGTGCTCACGCCGCCTCGGGTCTGGCGGCAGACGCACAACTACCACCACGCGCACACGGCGAAGATCGTGGGCGCGCAGATCGGCTCGTACCCGGTGATGACGGTGGAGATGTGGAAGCGGGCGCCGCGCAGCAAGCGGATCGCGTATGCGCTCGCCCGCCACCCGCTGACGATCCTCTTCGGCTACGTGACGATCTTCCTCGCCGGGATGTGCATCTCGGCCTTCCTGCGCAATCCCAAGGAGAACTGGGATTCGGCGGCGGCGTTCGTCCTGCACGCGGCGCTCGTCTCGACGATCACGTATTTCTTCGGCTGGGAGATGACGCTGCTCGTCCTCGTGGGCCCGCTGTTCATCGCGTGCGCGCTCGGCTCGTATCTCTTTTATGCGCAGCACAACTTCCCGGGCGTGCACATGCAGCCGCGGCAAACCTGGACGTTCGCGCGCGCGGCCGTGGAGTCATCGAGCTTCATGCGCTGCGGGCCGATCATGAGTTATTTCACGGGGGACATCGGGTATCACCACGTGCACCACCTGAACGCGGCGATCCCGTTCTACCGGCTGCGCGAGGCGATGGCCGCGATCCCCGAGCTCCAGGTCGAGCCGCAGACGAGCCTGTCGCCGCGCGACATCCTGCATTGCTTCTCGCTGAAGTTGTGGGACCCGCAGACCGGCAAGATGGTGCCGTACCCGAAGGACGCACCCCCGGAAGAAGTGGCGGAGCCGGCCTGA